The genomic window ataggggaagttttaattgtggaacagtttaaaaatttggaacgtcaaattacgaaaacgtcccatgtattttgtcggacagaacatccaattgatttggtaccctttcattaaactctcatgcaaaaatcagactactattacTAACcgacatgattcctgtcatttgatatgttcttcgTGTTAAGAATTTAAGACAAGTAGAAgaatttaaaatgatattgccaatatttatgagttgcgttcctgggacgactttactaaaagatagttcattctatCGTTTATTATCTTTtatgaatgaactatcttttagtaaagtcgtcccaagaacgcaactcataaatattataatatacgtctgaattgccaatataaatgagtcagattaaataaattattagaagaatttttttacttagcaacagcatttttgtttattttagtagcattttgtattttgacagcgaaacccgatttgggcttcgaaacgttaataaaatcatttttttggtaaaattgtggcttatttcccattaaaaatagtatattataaaaatgccacaaggaaattgCTTCAGAACagcattaaaacttcccctgtcttcttcttcttgcagtaccgtctcctctCGGAGTTttgctaccatcacagcaatcttaactttgtttgctgcagctctgaacaactgtattgaactgcacccatatcactcccttaaatttcgcaaccaggaaatattcctacgtcccacatttctcttccccgagatttttccttggattatgagtctaagcagagagtacttttctcctctcattatgtggcctagatttCCCCTGTGCCAGTACTCAAATACATTAAAATTTGTCCGGCTatacactgttaagctattaacaaattttcaacttctattaatcaacttttttttggttcgcgggatccagatctattattagaacaaataaaaagtttcttttgaatgaaatatttgtaattaaacatcacactcaattttttcttttctttcatccctgtaagttattaaaataaacattatagaagcttTCAGGGACTTTACGCCCTCGGTAACAACGTAGTTTTCTGCgcataaatttttcaaaaatacttttattGTGCGCCTATCCACGTAACTCTTATTTTCATGCatctttttattatttaagaaaattagttTTAAAGTATATTTCATCATCAGGTTTCATTCAAATTTTATTCAAACGTTAAAAATCCATACAATCTCGAATCTCGATACATAACAACTCACACAGAAAATACAGTCCCAttgtataattaatttttaacgAGTAACGGTCGTGTTTACAATGCAATTAATTCATATTTTCGGGATTTTTGGGGTTACTGCTTGTTTAAAACCAGTTTAGTCCAAGCTGTACgctcgcccccgttaggtaaatcattccaattcgatttttttgcacaaacttactcaaaaagaggtctttataacaaatccacagggtgccaggcgatACCATGgtcacaaacaatattttttaacaaattcaaagaATCAGTTTTTTCAATtcacacaatttttttttagattttttggaccattttgtgcaaaaaatatcttttgtaatttttctctaaaattaattaatgtcgagttatacgcgatttaaatttaaaaaaacgcaaaaatggccattcattattatgaaaatcagaaagagACCATAGCTTAAAGCAGTGGTCGCCAACCTCTTCAATGTGTTGAGCTACTTTGTTAATTTTGGAATAAACAGCGAGCTACCCACACGGAAGCCACGTAACGCAACGTAAATGAAATAATCCACAGTTAATTTATcattatatgtatttattttactatttaactggtaatacataatacatacgtactaataataaactaataacaAAATAACTAATATTACTAGTACGTACTTGTTCATAGCTACATTCCTACCTATCAAACGAAGgtgtttgaaaaataaacacacaCTTTTATCCAGCCACAACGGCATGTCAcgtatgatttaaaaatagttaataataacaacaaaaaagtAACGCACTATCATAAACAtaaacattgaaaaataaaaaagcacgTTCAATGAGAAGGCTGACACTCAGActcatcgataatttttttaatgtttgcgGTATAATTTGATGCAGCCATTCGAATACAATTATCCAAATGTTTATCTGTAAGTCGATTGCGATATTTGTTCTTAATAAACTTCATATTGGAAAAAGAAGATTCACACAAATAGGTTGAACTGAATAATGCTTTCACTTTCAAGGCAACACGGCATAGAACTGAATATTTGTCTTTACTTACAATAGGCCCGATACATTCAGTACTTGAGACTAACGATTTTAAGGCTAAATCATTTTGAAACTCAATGACTTCCATTTCGGTTGCAGCGATGTCTTCGCCAAAGTTCTGCATAACACAAGCTGCAAACTGTTGGATATCAATTTCCATAAAGGATGAAACAACAAACTGCGCTACTAAAGCCATTTCATTGAAATCCTTAAAACGATTTTTGAAGTTACTCTTCAGGGTAGAAATTATTTCTACATGATATTTGTTGTCATAGGGTTCTAATGGATTTTGAGATATTTTTTCTGAAAGAATAGGAAAATGCTTGGAATCGCTGTTTATTAGGTTTTGTTCCCAAAACTCCAGCTTTTTGATAAATGCTTTTATATCAGAAATCATTTCCCCTAGTTTTTTGTCTCTCCCCTGAAGCTGCAAATTAAGTTCGTTTAATTTCTCTGTAATGTCCACGAGAAAACCAAAATCTCTAAGCCAGATTGAATTTTCTAATTCCGGAGTCGGTTCATCGCGTTGTTTGAAAAATTGAACTATGCCAAATAGGACATCATTAAAACGTTTCAGCACCCGTCCTCTACTTAACCATCGGACTTCAGAGTGAAGTTGTAGGTCCCCGTATTGACAGTCAACTTCATCGGCCAAGGTTCTGAATAATCTTCTTTGTAACGCTTGAGCTCTAATCTTGTTCACAATTTTTACCACCAGTTTCATAACGTTGTTTAGTTTCAGAAAATTTTCACATAATGCTTGCTGATGGATAATGCAGTGGTAACAGAGAAATTGCGGAAAAGTTTCATCTTTACGACATAACGCCACCAGACCCTTATCAAAACCCACCATAACTGGAGCGCCATCGGTTGTCAAGCCTACCATTTTCGATATTGGAATTTTCTCggaagaaataatattttttaaatgagaaaacaACTCCTGTCCAGTAGTGTGTCCTTTCAGTGGAATGAACTTAAAAATATCTTCTTTAATCGTAAAATCACTAAAAACCATCCTGACGAACACGGCCATCTGGGCAGTGTCAACGACATCTGTTGATTCATGCAGTTGAAGTGAAAAATAAACAGTTATCTAAGTCAGTTCATAActgtaaaaaaatatcattgctCATTACTTCTACACGTCTCATCATTGTATTAGCAGAAAGTTGCATAGATTTTATAGCTGAAACTATCTCGTCTTTATTTCTAAAGTTGGCAAATAACGAATCAGCAGCTTCTAAAAACGCCTGTTTTATCATTTCCCCGTCTTCATAAGGTTTCTTTTTTTGTGCAATTATCTGGGACACACGGTACGATGCTGCAGCCTTATTTTTGTCGACTGTTCTTAAAAATATTGATTGTTGTCCAATTAACTGTTTTTTTAGCTGTTCCAGTGTCTCCTTTCTGGCGGCAGAATGTAGTGGgaatgatttttcaaaattagaaTGTACAGTTTTATGATGTCTCTCAATATTTCCTTTTTTAGCAACGGAGACCGAAGTATTACATAACAAACACacatttttatctttaacttttgtaaaaaagtaTTGTTCTTCCCATTCCGAATGAAAGTGGTATGTCTTTACCTTCTTACAACTGCTTGccataatattatttttgttgttctCTACTAACCCAACCGCTGGACGTTGGTTACGCGTTCAGTTTTAAACTAAGCGCAATGTCGCCGCGCCGTGCGTATTTATCCCGTTCAAAGCAATCCAGATCGTTCTCTAACACTAACGCGCTGGTCCGGCAGGTCGGTTCTATAAATAGCCGATTCTAGCTTGATGGC from Diabrotica virgifera virgifera chromosome 5, PGI_DIABVI_V3a includes these protein-coding regions:
- the LOC126885342 gene encoding general transcription factor II-I repeat domain-containing protein 2-like gives rise to the protein MVGLTTDGAPVMVGFDKGLVALCRKDETFPQFLCYHCIIHQQALCENFLKLNNVMKLVVKIVNKIRAQALQRRLFRTLADEVDCQYGDLQLHSEVRWLSRGRVLKRFNDVLFGIVQFFKQRDEPTPELENSIWLRDFGFLVDITEKLNELNLQLQGRDKKLGEMISDIKAFIKKLEFWEQNLINSDSKHFPILSEKISQNPLEPYDNKYHVEIISTLKSNFKNRFKDFNEMALVAQFVVSSFMEIDIQQFAACVMQNFGEDIAATEMEVIEFQNDLALKSLVSSTECIGPIVSKDKYSVLCRVALKVKALFSSTYLCESSFSNMKFIKNKYRNRLTDKHLDNCIRMAASNYTANIKKIIDESECQPSH